A region from the Manihot esculenta cultivar AM560-2 chromosome 13, M.esculenta_v8, whole genome shotgun sequence genome encodes:
- the LOC110629475 gene encoding fibrillin protein 5 homolog has translation MAIKLVQPAPHVIRPVPRISKIITSHKSFLPIHPWIKNPRFDDGFMPIHITKVAEQSSGLVGDNKEIEQTEKYSSTVSQIKEHLYQAVQGINRGIFGVPSAKKSEIRGLVEILESHNPTPDPTLNLDKVDGCWKLLYSTITILGSKRTKLGLRDFISLGDFFQNIDVSKAKAINVIKFNVRGLSFLNGQLTIEASFKPYSKSRVDIRYDNSTITPNQLMKMFQKNYDLLLDIFNPEGWLEITYVDDNFRIGRDDKGNIFILERSQRN, from the exons ATGGCTATTAAGCTTGTTCAACCAGCTCCTCATGTGATTCGTCCCGTACCCAGAATCTCAAAGATTATAACAAGTCACAAATCATTCCTACCCATTCATCCATGGATCAAGAACCCAAGATTTGATGATGGGTTCATGCCCATTCATATCACCAAAGTTGCAGAACAAAGCTCTGGGTTAGTTGGGGACAACAAGGAGATTGAACAAACTGAAAAATATAGCAGCACTGTTTCACAGATCAAAGAACACCTTTACCAGGCAGTACAAG GAATtaacagagggatttttggagtTCCTTCTGCAAAGAAATCTGAAATTCGTGGTTTAGTGGAGATATTAGAGTCTCACAATCCAACCCCAGACCCTACTCTAAATCTAGATAAG GTGGATGGTTGCTGGAAACTTCTGTACAGTACAATTACCATCTTGGGTTCAAAGAGAACAAAGCTAGGACTCAGAGATTTTATCAGTTTGGGGGACTTCTTTCAGAATATTGATGTTTCCAAG GCCAAAGCGATTAATGTGATCAAGTTCAACGTTAGAGGATTGAGTTTTTTGAATGGACAGCTGACAATTGAAGCTTCTTTCAAGCCCTATTCTAAATCA AGAGTTGATATACGTTATGACAATTCAACCATCACTCCTAATCAG TTGATGAAAATGTTTCAGAAGAACTATGATCTTCTCCTAGATATCTTCAACCCGGAGGGTTGGCTCGAGATCAC ATATGTTGATGATAACTTCAGGATAGGAAGGGATGACAAAGGCAACATCTTCATATTAGAGAGATCACAAAGAAATTAA